A section of the Oryza sativa Japonica Group chromosome 1, ASM3414082v1 genome encodes:
- the LOC4324539 gene encoding protein LNK2 isoform X1: MRPLHTWPSRTSTPTARPIILHHASAPPWTPLGGWEGRGERERGEREAQTTTTQVASGGGGEASKRNAILRRVTELEDFLPFPFAVAGDATVGTRGAARIGLSFGCGASGGRHLRRMFEWNDDQQQVGDAIWAEFNENEDHIVPYPKDTEDSALVSVGDQKKNDEETDNIPGLTERSSSGQTEFPVLEKQPASQASEHYSATQLDVESWPDLPSLNATLDRNYSDDNIASTYLDFSSAPSLEKVTGNTTVQLDGETEVFGNDHEEKSNSFLDCDWGNIGDFDDFDRLFSNGDSIFGNEMVADGSNFLSASSDLVDTTVQSIPFPHIPLNKQLSSDHGSSLLINETSGGTTEQESKVVDANAKSGEQAEHKNHLNNEYSGKPNQFPKEGDVQKKSVRSRRRTEERGKSKMSNSTSGFSQNQGQHRPASSHSLAKAPAQPLQTPQYLLLHDNKNMGQLQQANQFIFPDYGYPSYQFPGIPLMSNVQAESHQTKPATTNYRTSIDSPKQSSSAEKSQDIPSRPLMMTPQEKIEKLRRRQQMQALIAIQQQQQQFGQDGSGSDTMVPQAYSPKSKNPDSLGSSVVIDDNANKVFSLELIPTGHEEIQKSSGIPDDPFIEEKIYYQLQDALAKLDTRTRRCIRDSLLRLAHSVSERQITSDRSSANKSNKDDDEVSEDTSKRRSPASEAETNTNPIDRIVAHLLFHKPCSKVSTPAKEEIKSSTPLPTEPDSKIPTDAPGGPSENHQNGQEMTLQPSL; encoded by the exons TCAACCCCGACCGCCCGCCCAATCATCTTGCACCACGCGTCCGCCCCTCCCTGGACTCCTCTCGGTGGGtgggaagggagaggagagagggagaggggggagagggaagCGCAGACGACGACAACACAGGTCgcgagtggaggaggaggagaagcgagcAAGCGCAACGCGATTCTCCGCCGCGTCACCGAATTGGAGGATTTTCTGCCCTTCCCTTTTGCCGTGGCTGGAGATGCAACCGTCGGGACCCGGGGGGCAGCGCGTATCGGGCTCTCGTTCGGGTGCGGCGCCAGCGGCGGCCGCCACCTGAGGAGGATGTTCGAGTGGAACGACGACCAGCAGCAG GTGGGAGATGCAATATGGGCTGAGTTCAATGAGAATGAAGACCATATTGTGCCTTACCCTAAGGATACAGAGGATAGTGCATTAGTAAGTGTTGGAGACCAGAAGAAGAATGATGAAGAAACTGATAATATTCCTGGCCTTACTGAACGAAGTTCAAGTGGTCAAACTGAGTTTCCAGTTTTGGAAAAGCAGCCTGCCTCTCAGGCTAGTGAACATTATTCAGCTACACAACTTGACGTTGAATCCTGGCCTGACTTGCCTTCTTTGAATGCCACACTTGATAGAAACTACAGCGATGATAATATAGCATCTACATATTTGGATTTCAGTTCTGCACCTAGTTTAGAGAAGGTCACAGGAAACACAACAG TGCAGCTGGATGGTGAAACTGAAGTGTTTGGTAATGATCATGAAGAAAAGAGTAACAGCTTCCTTGATTGTGACTGGGGTAATATCGGAGATTTTGATGATTTTGACCGCTTATTTAG CAATGGTGACTCCATATTTGGTAATGAGATGGTTGCTGATGGCAGTAATTTTCTCTCAGCATCTTCAGATCTGGTGGATACTACTGTACAATCAATCCCCTTTCCA CATATACCACTGAATAAACAACTATCTTCTGATCATGGATCTTCGCTTCTGATTAATGAAACATCTGGTGGAACTACCGAACAAGAAAGCAAG GTAGTAGACGCTAATGCTAAATCTGGAGAGCAAGCTGAGCATAAAAATCATCTGAATAATGAATATTCTGGAAAACCAAATCAGTTTCCAAAGGAG GGAGATGTGCAGAAGAAGTCAGTGAGGTCACGGAGAAGAACAGAAGAAAGAGGCAAAAGTAAAATGTCCAATAGTACAAGTGGCTTCTCCCAGAACCAAGGACAGCATCGACCAGCCAGTTCGCATTCATTGGCCAAAGCCCCTGCGCAACCCCTTCAGACTCCTCAATACTTGCTATTACATGATAACAAGAACATGGGACAACTTCAGCAGGCTAATCAGTTTATTTTCCCTGACTATGGATATCCTTCATATCAATTTCCTGGCATTCCTCTGATGTCAAATGTTCAGGCTGAAAGCCATCAAACAAAGCCAGCTACTACAAATTACCGAACTTCAATAGATTCCCCAAAACAGTCAAGTTCCGCAGAAAAGTCACAAGATATACCATCAAGACCATTGATGATGACACCCCAAGAAAAGATTGAAAAGCTTAGGCGTCGACAGCAAATGCAAGCACTGATAGCtattcagcagcagcagcagcagtttggTCAAGATGGTTCTGGCAGCGATACCATGGTACCTCAAGCGTACTCACCAAAGAGCAAAAATCCAGATTCCTTAGGGAGTTCTGTTGTCATAGATGATAATGCAAATAAAGTTTTCTCACTAGAGCTGATTCCAACTGGCCATGAAGAGATTCAGAAGAGTTCTGGGATTCCTGATGACCCCTttatagaagaaaaaatatattatcagCTTCAAGATGCTCTTGCGAAG TTGGATACCAGAACTCGGCGTTGTATTCGAGACAGTTTACTCCGTTTGGCCCATAGTGTCTCAGAGAGACAAATTACTAGTGACAGAAGTAGTGCTAACAAGAGTAATAAAGATGATGATGAAGTTTCAGAAGACACATCTAAAAGAAG ATCTCCAGCAAGTGAAGCAGAAACAAACACAAATCCAATCGACCGCATTGTGGCACATTTACTGTTTCATAAGCCTTGTTCAAAGGTTTCAACACCTGCAAAAGAAGAGATCAAATCCTCAACTCCATTGCCAACTGAAcctg ATTCGAAGATTCCTACAGACGCACCTGGGGGACCATCAGAAAATCACCAGAATGGGCAAGAAATGACACTGCAGCCTTCACTGTAA
- the LOC4324539 gene encoding protein LNK2 isoform X2 — protein sequence MRPLHTWPSRTSTPTARPIILHHASAPPWTPLGGWEGRGERERGEREAQTTTTQVASGGGGEASKRNAILRRVTELEDFLPFPFAVAGDATVGTRGAARIGLSFGCGASGGRHLRRMFEWNDDQQQVGDAIWAEFNENEDHIVPYPKDTEDSALVSVGDQKKNDEETDNIPGLTERSSSGQTEFPVLEKQPASQASEHYSATQLDVESWPDLPSLNATLDRNYSDDNIASTYLDFSSAPSLEKVTGNTTVQLDGETEVFGNDHEEKSNSFLDCDWGNIGDFDDFDRLFSNGDSIFGNEMVADGSNFLSASSDLVDTTVQSIPFPHIPLNKQLSSDHGSSLLINETSGGTTEQESKGDVQKKSVRSRRRTEERGKSKMSNSTSGFSQNQGQHRPASSHSLAKAPAQPLQTPQYLLLHDNKNMGQLQQANQFIFPDYGYPSYQFPGIPLMSNVQAESHQTKPATTNYRTSIDSPKQSSSAEKSQDIPSRPLMMTPQEKIEKLRRRQQMQALIAIQQQQQQFGQDGSGSDTMVPQAYSPKSKNPDSLGSSVVIDDNANKVFSLELIPTGHEEIQKSSGIPDDPFIEEKIYYQLQDALAKLDTRTRRCIRDSLLRLAHSVSERQITSDRSSANKSNKDDDEVSEDTSKRRSPASEAETNTNPIDRIVAHLLFHKPCSKVSTPAKEEIKSSTPLPTEPDSKIPTDAPGGPSENHQNGQEMTLQPSL from the exons TCAACCCCGACCGCCCGCCCAATCATCTTGCACCACGCGTCCGCCCCTCCCTGGACTCCTCTCGGTGGGtgggaagggagaggagagagggagaggggggagagggaagCGCAGACGACGACAACACAGGTCgcgagtggaggaggaggagaagcgagcAAGCGCAACGCGATTCTCCGCCGCGTCACCGAATTGGAGGATTTTCTGCCCTTCCCTTTTGCCGTGGCTGGAGATGCAACCGTCGGGACCCGGGGGGCAGCGCGTATCGGGCTCTCGTTCGGGTGCGGCGCCAGCGGCGGCCGCCACCTGAGGAGGATGTTCGAGTGGAACGACGACCAGCAGCAG GTGGGAGATGCAATATGGGCTGAGTTCAATGAGAATGAAGACCATATTGTGCCTTACCCTAAGGATACAGAGGATAGTGCATTAGTAAGTGTTGGAGACCAGAAGAAGAATGATGAAGAAACTGATAATATTCCTGGCCTTACTGAACGAAGTTCAAGTGGTCAAACTGAGTTTCCAGTTTTGGAAAAGCAGCCTGCCTCTCAGGCTAGTGAACATTATTCAGCTACACAACTTGACGTTGAATCCTGGCCTGACTTGCCTTCTTTGAATGCCACACTTGATAGAAACTACAGCGATGATAATATAGCATCTACATATTTGGATTTCAGTTCTGCACCTAGTTTAGAGAAGGTCACAGGAAACACAACAG TGCAGCTGGATGGTGAAACTGAAGTGTTTGGTAATGATCATGAAGAAAAGAGTAACAGCTTCCTTGATTGTGACTGGGGTAATATCGGAGATTTTGATGATTTTGACCGCTTATTTAG CAATGGTGACTCCATATTTGGTAATGAGATGGTTGCTGATGGCAGTAATTTTCTCTCAGCATCTTCAGATCTGGTGGATACTACTGTACAATCAATCCCCTTTCCA CATATACCACTGAATAAACAACTATCTTCTGATCATGGATCTTCGCTTCTGATTAATGAAACATCTGGTGGAACTACCGAACAAGAAAGCAAG GGAGATGTGCAGAAGAAGTCAGTGAGGTCACGGAGAAGAACAGAAGAAAGAGGCAAAAGTAAAATGTCCAATAGTACAAGTGGCTTCTCCCAGAACCAAGGACAGCATCGACCAGCCAGTTCGCATTCATTGGCCAAAGCCCCTGCGCAACCCCTTCAGACTCCTCAATACTTGCTATTACATGATAACAAGAACATGGGACAACTTCAGCAGGCTAATCAGTTTATTTTCCCTGACTATGGATATCCTTCATATCAATTTCCTGGCATTCCTCTGATGTCAAATGTTCAGGCTGAAAGCCATCAAACAAAGCCAGCTACTACAAATTACCGAACTTCAATAGATTCCCCAAAACAGTCAAGTTCCGCAGAAAAGTCACAAGATATACCATCAAGACCATTGATGATGACACCCCAAGAAAAGATTGAAAAGCTTAGGCGTCGACAGCAAATGCAAGCACTGATAGCtattcagcagcagcagcagcagtttggTCAAGATGGTTCTGGCAGCGATACCATGGTACCTCAAGCGTACTCACCAAAGAGCAAAAATCCAGATTCCTTAGGGAGTTCTGTTGTCATAGATGATAATGCAAATAAAGTTTTCTCACTAGAGCTGATTCCAACTGGCCATGAAGAGATTCAGAAGAGTTCTGGGATTCCTGATGACCCCTttatagaagaaaaaatatattatcagCTTCAAGATGCTCTTGCGAAG TTGGATACCAGAACTCGGCGTTGTATTCGAGACAGTTTACTCCGTTTGGCCCATAGTGTCTCAGAGAGACAAATTACTAGTGACAGAAGTAGTGCTAACAAGAGTAATAAAGATGATGATGAAGTTTCAGAAGACACATCTAAAAGAAG ATCTCCAGCAAGTGAAGCAGAAACAAACACAAATCCAATCGACCGCATTGTGGCACATTTACTGTTTCATAAGCCTTGTTCAAAGGTTTCAACACCTGCAAAAGAAGAGATCAAATCCTCAACTCCATTGCCAACTGAAcctg ATTCGAAGATTCCTACAGACGCACCTGGGGGACCATCAGAAAATCACCAGAATGGGCAAGAAATGACACTGCAGCCTTCACTGTAA